The sequence GCAATTAGGCCCGACCCTTCAAACCGCATGTTCGGAACCCGGCCCACGCGCACTGCGAATTCCAAATTCCGGTTTCTATTCATATTCCGTTTTTGTCAATCGGGCCGTGCATTCTTATCCACGCATTTCTTTCGATCATCCTCCATTTGCAGAATTATTCAGGTCCCATACTTGATCCTCCTAACtatatttagaaattttataaaatcaaatttaaaccCCATATTTTGGTCGTGATTGTGATTGTGACTGTGATTGTGAAAGCGGGGCTGAATCTTATCGTCGCGCCGTCGCCGCAGCTGATCCAGGTTCTTCATCTTCTCATCCCGCCGGGGAGTTTGACTTTTCGATTTTCTTCGCATGCGATTTAGGAATTTTCCCCTTTTGTCTCGACAATTAATCAATTTTTAGTAACTGTGTTTGGGTGTAAACTCTTGCTTTTAATTTTCGATTATCGAGTTTTCAAATTTCCGTCTCTAATTGCTGGCCTCCTTGATTCGTGCAATTCTTTTTTAGCTGATATGAACACGGTTTTAATTGATTTCTCTTCTTTGTCTTTTTTACTTCTTCTTCACTATTTAGGTAGGTAGAGGTTTTGGTGAGGTTGGTTCAATCTTCTGGATTCACCAAAAATAAATTGGCCTTCTCTATACCATCAAAATGGGGCATTGCTTAGCTAAGGTACTGTGTCAATGCACTACGTTATCGTGTGAACTATTCTTTCCTTGCGTTGTCATATTTGGATGTCCCGACCAGCTGTCCTTAATCCTTATTGCCCAAATGCATGATTATCCGCGCATCAGCTCTTCATCATTTTGTCTCCCAAAATGTGGTTGAATGATTCAACTacttttttttctccttttctTTTGCTAAGCGAAAACCattacatttttattaaaaaaatcatttgatttGGTTCGATAATTATATCTTATATGGGTTGCAAATAATGATTCACCTCTGGGTTCATATGCTAGTTTTTGTTTATTGTTCGATACAGATGCCTAGAGAACATATACTGTAATAGTTTTGTTCAATCTTGTGAAATAAATGACTTGTTTCACTTTTCTTTTGTTACCTACTCTCAACTCGCATATGTTTGCTAATTGGTTCGGTCTCTATCATATTTACCATCAATCTTTGTCCTTGtgatgtaaaattttaattgtgaatttgcctattaaataaaataagttcaatccttgaaattttaaaattattccaCATGTTTTAGCTGTCTAAATGGGCTTACTGGTGTTTGTATCATGCTTTCTATTGTTTTACATTATGATTTGATACGCTCTTCTTTGATTTTAATAGGCTACAAATGATGGAGATGATTCTGATCATAATGTTGATCTGGCTGGTGGAAATGTGCACCTTATCACAACAAAGGAAGGTTGGGAACAAAAGATGGCAGAAGCTAAGACAGATGGAAAGATTGTGAGCattcattatatttttgtttgattCTATTTTTTGTCCGAATATGGTAAGTTGCATTATTAGGCTGTTCCAAGAATGTGATGGTATCTACAGCACCATGTCCATTCATTTATTTAACGGTAAATCAGAAATGTGTGCTGGCTTTCATATACAGGCACCTCGGGTGAGCTGTTTTATCTCCTGTTATGATTTGCATATGCTATGTAGTGCAACAGGCAActggttttaaatttttacatgTGTGCAAGTCCAATTACATGACTAAGAGATGTTTAATTGAGGTATTGAAaatcacatatatttttttgattctATTGTTTGTCTTGTCTTTAACAAATTTTCTGTTCCATTGAGGTAGCATTTTGTTGTTATATCGTTCAACCACCCCAGCAGTCAGCTGCATCATGCTTCATGCAATCAAACATCTCTTAGTCATGTAATTGGACTTGCATGTGCAGGGAGCACTGTCAGTGTATATATGTGATTTTCAATACCTCCATTAACTTCAGCAGAGACTTATTTATTGGCTTTTACTGTTTACAACTTACATGCCTGGACCATGCTTTGTCTGTTCTAACAGTTGGTGATTTTGTATCAGGTAATTGCCAATTTTAGCGCTTCATGGTGTGGCCCTTGCAGAATTATTGCACCTTTCTATGTTGAGCTGTCTGAGAAACACCAATCTGTAATGTTTTTGACTGTTGATGTGGACGAGCTTACTGTAAGTTTTGTGTCTACTTGGCTACCTGGATTGAAATCATTGTGTTTTTGCATTGCAATCTGTTTAAATGTAGATATTTAAGATCAGGCACCATATgcagatatataattttttccagCCGTTAAAATTATTCGTTGCTTCAGGAATTTAGCACATCATGGGATATCAAAGCAACTCCAACCTTCTTTTTCCTTAAAGACGGGCAACAACTTGACAAACTTGTAGGAGCCAATAAGCCAGAACTGCAGAAGAAGGTGACTGCCATCCTTGATTCAAAAGCCTCATGTGAGACATAGGTTTTATGACTCTATGTTGATCACAAGACATATTTTGTTGATCTTACCTTATATATTTGGACGAGATTGTTGTGTGGGTGTTTGTCTCGGAATTGTTCATTATGGTGGTGAAGTTACTGAAAAAgttgatttgaaatttgtaCCGAGTTTTGTTGTAAACTTTGCCATTATATTCACAATATTTTGTTCGTGTCATATGTATTTGTACCGTGTCAAGATGTAGAActcctaaatttttttaaaagaaaattccTCATGGGCGTTAAATAACAAGGTGCCTTTTAAGGATTTTTTTTCCCTCGATGTATTACCCAGTTAGATTTACCAAGGTAACTTCTTTTGGACTGTGTAATTATTATTCAGCTGAAGTTAGATTTTAAATCTGACTGTTTAAAATTAGAAATGATTTTAACTTTCAATTTACTAACATTCAAATCAGAACGATTTGTAGTTGACGAGTATTAATTGTCAATAGAAATGTTTTGATGAGGAGCGTTCCGTCAAAGCGATGGCTGAAGCTTGTTTGGTGGCCTTTTCAGCTTGTTTTTCTGTAAATGATCGAGAAAATTCAATATCCAATCAGAGAAAACCGAATTCCATCCGTCTTTCATATCGGTTGCCGTTTGAGTATGACAAGCCCCATGCCAACTTGTAGTTACTGTTGAATACGTTGGTAACCACGTAATTCATTTCATAGAACCGAATACACAAGATTGTTGAAACATAAGTTTTAGGGAACGTATGAGACCATTCAATCAATGAATATCAGCACATGATTCAACAACATGCATATGAGCAGGTGATCTTTCACCAGACCACACAACAAATCTAATCCGAGAATGTGATTGGAGGTGTTCAGGTTTGGGCAAAACATAAACAAACGAAAAAATTAAGATACATACACAACCCTTTCCCATGGAATTAGCGACCTTTGGGATTCATTATCTGAGAAAAGACTGCACTTGGCGTCAACCCATCCGAGTCTTCGCTGGCAAGGCTGCGTCCACCAATGCTCATCGACAGTCCACTGCTTTTTGAATCCGTAATGTTTCCATCAAAACCTGGAGATGAGTTAGTAGTATTCTTAACGTCAAATGATTCACTTTCCTCTGCACTCTCCTGGAGTTGCAGAGCAAACTCCAGGTTCCACAACACATCGCCCAT comes from Primulina huaijiensis isolate GDHJ02 chromosome 2, ASM1229523v2, whole genome shotgun sequence and encodes:
- the LOC140971675 gene encoding thioredoxin H9-like isoform X1, with the protein product MGHCLAKATNDGDDSDHNVDLAGGNVHLITTKEGWEQKMAEAKTDGKIVIANFSASWCGPCRIIAPFYVELSEKHQSVMFLTVDVDELTEFSTSWDIKATPTFFFLKDGQQLDKLVGANKPELQKKVTAILDSKASCET
- the LOC140971675 gene encoding thioredoxin H9-like isoform X2, producing MVSCIIRLFQECDGIYSTMSIHLFNGKSEMCAGFHIQAPRVIANFSASWCGPCRIIAPFYVELSEKHQSVMFLTVDVDELTEFSTSWDIKATPTFFFLKDGQQLDKLVGANKPELQKKVTAILDSKASCET
- the LOC140971675 gene encoding thioredoxin H9-like isoform X3, whose product is MICICYVVQQATGFKFLHVCKSNYMTKRCLIEVIANFSASWCGPCRIIAPFYVELSEKHQSVMFLTVDVDELTEFSTSWDIKATPTFFFLKDGQQLDKLVGANKPELQKKVTAILDSKASCET